CCGGCGGCCCGGAACCTGCGGCTCCTGCTGGGCTGAAACGGGACGGGGGACCCACCGAAGGGGTCCCCCGCCGGAACAGACGTCCCGAAGCCCTGGCGGACGTTCAGCGGACGTAGAGGTGCAGAGGATAGGTGCGGTAGGCTGCGGCGGGCATCTTCTCGGTGGTGAAGAAGCCTGCGGGGGACAGGAGCAGGTCCGGCAGGCGGTTCACCAGGGTGGCGCAGGTCAGCTCCACCGTGGCGGGGCAGGCGATCTGGACGGTGGTGTTCGGCTCCCCCTTGAGGACCCAGTCGTTCCGGTCCACCTCGCCGGGGGCGTACACCTTGCCGATGCACTGGGTGACGATCACCGGCCCCTGGTAGGTCTCCGTGGTGACCACCGCGGACATGCCCGTGGCGTGCCCTGCGGGGATGGTGGTCCCCAGGGTCTCGGACTTCAGGGGGACGTCGTGGAACGTGGGCACCAGCTCCTGTTTCATGCCCTTGATGGTCCAGCCCATCTGGGAGCAGAGCCACTCGTTGGAGTTCCACACATAGGAGGGGAGGGAGTCGTTCTCCGCGATCTCCCTGCGGAAGTCCTCCTTGCTCAGCCCCGCTCCGTGGACCTTCGCCAGGGCGATGCCGTAGTCCTCCACGTTGTAGCTGGTGACCCCCTCGATGCGGTCGATGCGGTGGGTGGCCCCCGCCAGCACGGAGATCAGGTTGCCCCAGAACACGTCCTGGTAGCCCGATCCCGCCAGAGTGCACCCCGTCTCCTTGGCCAGCCGGTCCAGCCGGTTGGTGATGGCGGGGGAGGTGGTCCAAGGGTAGAAGGCCTCCTCGCAGGTGGTGATGGCGTTCACCCCGTAGCGGGCCGCCCGCTCCAGGTGGGGGAGCATGTCCTCCATGAGGCTGGCCACGGCGATGATGCAGGCGTCGGCGTCGCAGGACTCGAACACCGAGTCCGCGTCGGTGTGCACCGGCACGTTCAGCTTGAAGCCCAGCCCCGCCACCTCACCGGCGTCCTTGCCCTCCAGCTCGGGGTTGCCGTCGATGGCCCCCACGATCTCCGCGCCCTTCTCGTGCAGGTACCGCAGGAAGACCTTGCCCATCTTGCCGCAGCCGTACTGGATCACCCGGATCTTCTCCATGACCTTCGTGCCTCCTTTGCGCCGCGAGGGCGGCGGGATCGGACCCATTTTGTTCATGGGTTCACGTTTCACCCTTCCGGAAAGCTTACCCCAGGAACGAGGGGACCGCAAGGGAACCCCCTGCGGCAAGTCGCAAGACTACCGCAGCCACGAAAGGAACGGCCGGTTCCGATCCGAGGGGGCACGCAACCTCAGGGAAGCCCCCTGCTCCATCCCCCGAAGGCCCCTCTTCTGGTAAGGTACGGCGGTGGATCGCACCCTCTGCGGCAACCCCGGCTCCCCCGGGGAGAAAGGAGCCCTATGCCCGCCCCCTGGCGCCTCCTCCTGCACCTCTTCTGCCTCACCACCGCCGGGGCCTCGGTGGAGATGGCGTTCTATCTCTTCGCCCCCTATCTGCGCGCCACCGGCTCCCCCCACATGGAGGCCCTGGGATGGATCCTGGGGATCTGCTACGGGTTTTCCGCCTGCCTGCGCCCCCTGGCGGGGCAGCTGGTGGAGCGGGTGGGATCCCGGCGCACCCTCTGCCTGGGCTACGGACTGGTCCTGGGAGGGGCGGCGACGGTGGCCCTGGGGGCCCGTTTTCTTCCTGCCCTGCTGGCGGGGAGAGCCCTCTTGGGGATGGGCTACAGCCTCACCATCGTCTCCTCCACCACCTACCAGATCGCCGCGGTGCCCCCGGAGGCGCTGGGCCGCACCCTCTCCCTCACCGCCGTGGGCTATACCGTCCCCACCCTGCTGGTGCTTCCCGCCCTGGAGGGCCTGCTCCGGGGAGGGCACACGGGGCTGTTCCTCCTCTTTCCCCCCCTCTTCGCCGGAGGGGCCCTCTTCCTGGCCTGGCGCCTCCCCCCGGGGGAGCCTCCCCGGGCGCGGGACGCCGCCCCCGGGACCCCCTTCCGGGACATCCTGAAGGTCCCCGCCTTCCGGACCCTCTTTCTGGCGGTGGTGGTCTTCGCCCTGACCGACGCGGCCACCATGCAGATCTCCGCCCTGGCCCTCTCCAAGGATCTGGTGGCCTCGTGGTTCTTCCTCTCCCAGTCCCTGGTGGCCCTGGGGACGCGGCTCCTCGCCCTGGGCTTCATCGACCGGTTCCCCCGCCGTCGGCTGGTGGTGCTGGCTACGGGGCTCTCCGCGGGAGGGCTGGTGCTGGGGACCTTCGCGGAGGGGCCCCGGCTCTTCCTCGCCGCCGGGGCGGTGTTCGGCCTGGGCATGGGCTTCGGCTTTCCCGCCCTCATGGCCCTCATCGGGGACGTGGCGGAGCCGAAGCTCCGCCCCCGGGTGTCCGCCCTCTTCTGGCTCTTCTACTCCGCCTGCTTCTTCGTGGCCCCCATCCTCATCGCCCGAGGCGCCTCTCTCCTGGACTACGACGGGGCCCTGCGGCTTCTGGGGGTCCTCCTCTGCGGGTCCCTCCTGCCCCTGCACCGTCTCCTGAAACGCGGGGACCCCGCCCCATGAGCGAAGGGGGGATCCCGTCGACGGCCTCCCCCCCGGAGGAGTCGGACCGCCGCACAGGAAGGGAAGGACGAGCCGTCCCTCCTTGCATCCCTGGAGCGATACCCCCCATGCACAACGGGCTTTCAGCCTTCCGTAGGATCCGAGAATCCGAATGGATTCACAACCAGGTATCTTTTTGTCCCGTTCTCTCGAAGAGGGCCCCTCCCCAAATCCCCCGTTTCGTCCAATACGCCCTCCCGGTTTCGGCCTAACCTGAGGTCGGACGCCTCGGGCGTCCCAGGACAAGGAGGGGATCCACATGGAGGAAAGGACGGTTCGGGCGTGGACCCGGGCGGAGACGGAGCGTCGGGAGGGGGACCCCCATCCTCGCTTTCCCGGAGTGACCCTGAAGGAACGGGCGGACGGGGCGGTGCGGGTTCTGACGGTGCGGGTGGAACCGGACCGGGAAATCGGGACCCACAGGCACGAGAGGGAGTGGGAGATCCACCAGGTGCTTGAGGGTCGAGGGTGCCTGGAGACGGAGGAGGGCACCTTCCCCTACGAGCCCGGGGCGGGAACCCGGATTCCCCCCCGGGTGTCCCATCGGGTGGCGGCGGGCCCCGAGGGGCTTCTCCTCCTGGCGGTCTTCGCACCCCAGGACGCGTCGGCCTGAAACTGCGGGACGAGGACCGAGGCGACCTCCCGGAAGGGCTCTCTCGCCTCGGTCCCTGACCGGGGTTCCCCGGTGCCCAACCTCACCCGCCCCTCCCGGACGGAGCGTCCCTGCCGCCTCCGGGGCTCCCGCTGCATCCCCAGGACGTCTTCGGGGTCTCCTCCTTCGGTGAGGATCTCCTGCCGGGGACGTGCTCCTGATCCCCTGCCAGGGGGCCACCACCTTCCGCCTCGCCCCATCGTTCCTCAAGCCCCTGCCCCCGTTGGGGGAACTGCCCGCCCCCGATACTGCTCCGGCGTGAGTCCCCAGAGGCGGCGAAACTCCCGGATCAGGTGGGACTGATCCGCATAGCCGCAGAGCGCGGCGACCTCCGCCCCGGAGGCGCCCTCCAGGAGAAGCGCTCCGGCGCGCCAGAGGCGCCGAAGCCGTTTCCCCCGGAAGGACGAAACTCCCGAACCACGAAGGCATCCGGCCAAGGGGATCGCGCCCTCCGCAGCTCGGGCCAGCTCTTCCGGCGTGCGGGGAAGGGCGTCTCCCCACCCGAGACGGACCCAGGGACGCCGACTCAGACGGGGAGGGAATCCTTCCGCCCAAAGGCCCCAACGCCCCGGGGCAAGACGCATCCCCTCCAGCATCCCCTCGCCTCGCCCGCATCGGTGCGTCGTCCCCGGAGGGATCGCCAGGAGATCCTCCGGTCCCAGCAGGATCTCCTGCCCTCCGAAGCGGAAGCTCCAGGTCCCGAGACGGGAGAGCACCAAGCACCCCCCGCGATGGAGGTGAAGTCCCACCTCCCCTCGGACACCTTCCACCCGGAACCGTTCCTCCTCCG
The sequence above is drawn from the Aminomonas paucivorans DSM 12260 genome and encodes:
- a CDS encoding NAD(P)H-dependent amine dehydrogenase family protein, which translates into the protein MEKIRVIQYGCGKMGKVFLRYLHEKGAEIVGAIDGNPELEGKDAGEVAGLGFKLNVPVHTDADSVFESCDADACIIAVASLMEDMLPHLERAARYGVNAITTCEEAFYPWTTSPAITNRLDRLAKETGCTLAGSGYQDVFWGNLISVLAGATHRIDRIEGVTSYNVEDYGIALAKVHGAGLSKEDFRREIAENDSLPSYVWNSNEWLCSQMGWTIKGMKQELVPTFHDVPLKSETLGTTIPAGHATGMSAVVTTETYQGPVIVTQCIGKVYAPGEVDRNDWVLKGEPNTTVQIACPATVELTCATLVNRLPDLLLSPAGFFTTEKMPAAAYRTYPLHLYVR
- a CDS encoding MFS transporter codes for the protein MPAPWRLLLHLFCLTTAGASVEMAFYLFAPYLRATGSPHMEALGWILGICYGFSACLRPLAGQLVERVGSRRTLCLGYGLVLGGAATVALGARFLPALLAGRALLGMGYSLTIVSSTTYQIAAVPPEALGRTLSLTAVGYTVPTLLVLPALEGLLRGGHTGLFLLFPPLFAGGALFLAWRLPPGEPPRARDAAPGTPFRDILKVPAFRTLFLAVVVFALTDAATMQISALALSKDLVASWFFLSQSLVALGTRLLALGFIDRFPRRRLVVLATGLSAGGLVLGTFAEGPRLFLAAGAVFGLGMGFGFPALMALIGDVAEPKLRPRVSALFWLFYSACFFVAPILIARGASLLDYDGALRLLGVLLCGSLLPLHRLLKRGDPAP
- a CDS encoding cupin domain-containing protein, which codes for MEERTVRAWTRAETERREGDPHPRFPGVTLKERADGAVRVLTVRVEPDREIGTHRHEREWEIHQVLEGRGCLETEEGTFPYEPGAGTRIPPRVSHRVAAGPEGLLLLAVFAPQDASA
- a CDS encoding AraC family transcriptional regulator, coding for MGLHLHRGGCLVLSRLGTWSFRFGGQEILLGPEDLLAIPPGTTHRCGRGEGMLEGMRLAPGRWGLWAEGFPPRLSRRPWVRLGWGDALPRTPEELARAAEGAIPLAGCLRGSGVSSFRGKRLRRLWRAGALLLEGASGAEVAALCGYADQSHLIREFRRLWGLTPEQYRGRAVPPTGAGA